The sequence CTTACAGGAGCTACCTGTGTGACGTCACAGGGGGGCCTTGTGAGTTTCCTTTGGCTGTGACAGCAAATACCACACACACCTTTGTTGGCTTTGAACAGTAAAAAcgggagctggggagagagatCTGTCGGTTAGGTGTtggctgcacaagcctgaggacctgagttcagatccccagcacccatgtgaaaaggtAGGTGCAACATCTGTGCTCCTGGAATACAAGcatttggggaagaaaagacAGGGTATCCCTAGGGCTCCCTGGCCAGGGAGCCTAATGAACCAGTTAAGTTCCAAGTTCTATGAGAGACACTATTTCagtaaaattaaagtaaaactGATGAGAAAGACTCCCAATGTCAGCATCTGACCTGCAatacacccatgtacacacacacacacacacacacacacacacacacacacacacacacacaaaactcagcAAAAATGTATTATGTCTCTACTTGGAAGGTTGAAATTGAAGCCTCACTGGGCCATGGTCTTTCTGAGGAATCTGTGGCTGGAGGCTTCCTGACCTCTTGTGCATTTCTAGTGGTAATCAATCATCAGTGTTGCTTGGCTTACAGACACATTACCCTAGTCTATATCTAAGAAGGCCCACTCTAACCCAGTATGGCTTCATTTGAACTGATTGCTTCTACAGAGAACCTCTTTCCAAACAAGGCTGTCTTCTGAAGTTTAGGGTGGACTTAAATTTGGGAGAACCTTTCAACCCAATACAGGCATAGTCCTGTGACACCCAGGCCAATGCCTCTAATGAGTTTCCTTAGAATGCCTTAATCTAAAGCACCCACTGCTGGTGAGGTGCATCAGATGTCTGAAGAACACCACATCAAAGAGTGATGGAGAAAAGATTTGGATCCAGGAACAAAAGCAGGGAATGAAGCAACAGGATGCATTTTTTGGATAGTTTATGAAGCCAGGTGCATACATACACTCCAAGTAAACAtggggagctggggtgtggctcaagtGGTGgggtgcctgcctagcatgcataaagccttgGGTTCTATTGGATAAATACAGCTTGGTGGAACATACCtagaatcccagaactggggtggtgaagcaggagttcaaggccatcctcagctagcttgaggccagcctaagcttcAGGGTGCcccatctcaaagaaacaaaaataacaacaaaaataaataaaacaaacataaaaagagtGAGGAAGGAAAAGTTCAAATGTTGGAGTGATTCTTCCCAAGTAGTGACATTAGAAGTAAAGTTTGCTTTCCTGTACTTCTCAGTGAAAATTCCTCTCAATTTCTTGATGAAAGcaacaaaaatgttatttttaataccATTAGCTTTCCCTAACTGCCACTAGAATAATATTATGTCAAGAATCAGGGTACTTTTCAAGGGTTCTGAAAACTTGATTTCTACCTGACATCAAATTAACCCGTTCCCCAGCTTATTTTTGTGGTGAGGTGTTCAATGACCCGAGTGTGTCAGGGCTGTTTACTAATGGTGTGTGGTATAAGTTGTGTGACCTCAGTGTAACAAAACAGTCTTAATAGCCTTCTCAAATGTTGCTGGAGGCGTCTCTTATTACAGTTCAGTTTCACAGCCTTCAGACGTCCTGGGCAATTTAGTACTAAAAGCAGGTTCCCAGGACACTATTGCCATCCTCTTGTTCTCTGATGGTGACTATGGTCGACAAGCCTCATAGACAACGTGTTAACATCATTGTCAGCTTGCCTTGTAGTTAATTAAGTAGGTCTACTGTGTTTATCCATTTAGATGGCATCACATGACAGGTTGTGTACTGAGCCTTTGCTTTGTTTCCAAGACACAGGCTTCCTatttaagacaaaaaaagaagacTCCATTGTTGTTTCTGAGTGGTCTAGGTTTCAATGACAGATGACAGTgacttctttattcattttagttTCCCATTTATAAGAACCATCATTGTAACACCAATATGTAAatatccacctcccaagtactcaAAGCTGTCATATAGTCTTTTATGTATAAGCCTGGTTTCTATCGGCTTTTGACTTTAAATATTCTTGAGGCGTCCAACAATTCATCATTTGAATATCATTAGGTTTTATCAGTCATTCAGCCCGTTGGTTCCTTTGCTACTGAAATACAATCTGCCCACCAAAGCACAAAGGCACAGTTGCAGTGGCAAACTGAAATAATGACTCCCAGCTTCTCGGGATCACAGGCAGTCATATCCTAGAGTGGTGCCATAAATTCAACAATATCAAATTCTAAAATGTTCATATGTTTTGTTCAGGGAGCTCTGTTTTGGAAATGTCGCCTACCCAAACAAATGAATGTGCAATGACAGGTTATGTAGCCTTGTTGCTAGAAGTTGCAGACTGAGCACAGCCTAAATGCCTGTCAGGAGGTCATGTAAGTTCCATGTATTACGAAGCAGACATTCCACTGCCTGTTAAACAGTGTAGCCCTGTATGTTCTACCAAACAATTTCCTAAAggtattaaatgaaaatattagggCACTATTAAAATAGAGactgtacacacaaacacatattctTGAAGAAAGGTGGGGAACCACTTATCATTATATGAAAAACTAGAATACAAAGCAGTCGTCAGTATTTCCTCTTTGTTTACACAGTCAGGTACGTGTATACACTTAAGTATGGAAGAATGACAGAGGGTGAGGCAAGGGGTACAGCCCAACTGGTTGAGAGCTTACCTTGCAAACATGAGGCtgtgagttctgatccccagcaccacagaaaaaaggggaactgggcggtggtggtgcacgcctttaatcccagcactcgggaggcagaggcaggtggatctttgtgagtttgaggccagcctgggctaccaagtgagttccaggaaaggcgcaaagctacacagagaaaccctgtctcgaaaaaccaaaaaaaaaaaaaaaaaaaggtggggagaggaagaaagaagagagggagggagggagggagggagggaggaaagggagagaaagggagggagggagggagggaagggagagaaagggaggaatggaaggaaagaaggggaacgGAGAGAAGAAGGATTAGGCACAGATTGTAGCGATCACATAAGTGATAATTCAAAATGATTTTCAATCACTTTTAGTGTATTCCTGGATGGATATGTAAAAAactaggtgtagctagagttttcctaccttgcccacagtcaggacaagtctttgtcacccgccagtcccacagccgctcagacccgaccaagtaaacacagagacttatattgcttacaaactgtatggccgtggcaggcttcttgctaactgttcttatagcttaaattaatccatttccatacatctataccttgccacatggctggtggcttaccggcatcttcacatgctgctggtcatggcggcggctgcagtgtctctccgcctcagccttccgcttcccagaattctcctctctccttgtcccacctacttcctgcctggccactggccaaccagtgttttatttattgaccaatcagagcaatttgacatacagaccgtcccacagcacttcccctttcttttttttaaaaggaaggttttaacttttacacatctccaaagtcagcttggtatatttgggaatttgggcgtagcttctcttaactacttcctgctggaggggggcgctgtatcttatggggacacaaagaaaattttaggatcatggagtagtccgtgagaccgtatcgtctgagccagttgccttgaaatgattctggatgttggatcatctgggccatggtgtcatcggagacctttcaggtggtcttggctggtcaaacctgatgtatcttaatctggaacaaatccatagccactggctttctgtagaaacaaaagcagagcctcctttccaaagcaacatatccttacatccacattttgaagtcaaggtacctttaaaatatacattttggcataactcaacagcttttgtaatcaaatgtttttcttcagttacaaatatcaaagagaacataatccagattctctgtgtggtagccatctttatgtggcttattttttatattaccttgagcctattgctttaaactgcagccttttaagcctgaaacggtgctgtggctgctggctccacccacttcagcttcccaacatggcggtggtacgttttccgccagctctgggagccatcgtgggtctatgcttttatccaagcagcgtgtagcccagaaacctctttttttgttttgtactagcaaaggctaaatccaccacgcagcttaatgtgccacttgcagaggctcattcccgccatactgcagatcgagcgcacacaccaggaacccgccagtaactcaaaccggcagctgcttctcatttgagagagacaattaggaagctgtttttagctccgttttagaatcttttctcaggttttaggtggaaactcttgccctctcgttgggcgccatttgtagctagagttttcctaccttgcccacagtcaggacaagtctttgtcacccgccagtcccacagccgctcagacccgaccaagtaaacacagagacttatattgcttacaaactgtatggccgtggcaggcttcttgctaactgttcttatagcttaaattaatccatttccatacatctataccttgccacatggctggtggcttaccggcatcttcacatgctgctggtcatggcggcggctgcagtgtctctccgcctcagccttccgcttcccagaattctcctctctccttgtcccacctacttcctgcctggccactggccaatcagtgttttatttattgaccaatcagagcaatttgacatacagaccgtcccacagcaactAGGACGGATGATTGTTTCTCAGAAAGGAGGcgagtgaggctggagagacggctcagtcagtaaagtgcgcTCCTTgaaagcacaaagacctgagtttgattcccagtgggtgtggtggttctcGTTTATAATCCCAGCGCCAGAGAGGTATAGACAGGAGGCTTGCTGGGTTTGTTGGCCAGCTGATATGCCCTAACtggtaagctccaggccaatgaaatACTCTGCCCCACAGGGGATGTACAGCATCCCTGAACATGACACCTGACACCCatggttgtcctttgacctccacaacacacacacacacacacacacacacacacacacacacacaccaaagcaagTGAGTGAACTTGATGCCACGTACTGAAATTACTTACTTTTGGACCTGTTTTTATAAAagagctggcctaaaactcacaacCATCTTCCTGTCTGGGTTTCTAAAGAACTGGGGTTAaaagcattcaccaccacacccagcctaaaaattcgtttgtttgtttgtttgtttgtttgtttgtttgtttgtttttgagacagggtttctttgtgtatcgctagctgtcctggaactcattctgtagaccaggctggcctcaaacagagatccgcctgcctctgcattcctgagtgctgggattaaaggcatgcactaccagatcagcttaaaaatagttttaataaattaatttaactgGTACAAAGCAAGAGCtcattaaatacattaaataactggttgttttgttttgtttgtttgttttttggtcgtttggttggttggttggtcagtCTGGAAGATTGgcgaccaaacccagggccttgcacttgttgggcaagcactttgccactgagctaaatccccagccctgaCCTCCAGATTGTCTGCTAGGTGTGCATGTGTTCTTCAGAAAGGTGGCCTCTTTTGTTTACTGACCTGGATTACGAACAGATAGCCTCAACAGTCCAAGCCTCTGCTTCATGGTCTTGTCATCTGTGCTTTGAGGAATTTATTCTGGTTCTATTTCTTATCCTGACACTAAGCAATTCAGGCTTCAGTGGTTGTCGGTGTTTAAGATATGAAACAAAACTGTCTGTCCAAACGTCTCTCTGGAAGCTGGGTACCTGGCATACTACTAACTTCCCACTGCCTGCAGGTCCATGCTTTGTGACTTCTTGGCTATGAAAGACAACAGACTTCCCTTGGGGAGAAAGTGGACAAGAAATAATATTAGAGAAATGAATGGTTTTCTCTACAGAACAGGTCACGCTGTGAAAGCTGGGCAGCCCTTTGTTACTGTTCTGGAGATGATGTTATCGCAAAGAAAGTCTAGTCTGCTTCAAAGTCAAAACTGACAGTCTCCCACAGTGTCGTGAAGCCTTGATAAAATTCTAAGATAGTAATCCTTTGTCTTTGAAAAATGCTCATCTTTGGTATTAGTTTCTGGAGCCATGATTTCTGAAGGAAAACCTAAGAGCTGCTTTGGACTTTTGTTGACTGGCCTTAATTCAGATGCTTAAGGAATTTGATAACGATCCCAGACAGACTCTTGCTATGTGTCCCCCTGAAGTGAAGGCACACTTCAAAATGAAATCCCTAGAGTTTTTTCTTGTCTGACAGTTCTCAACATAATCATAATCTCAACATAATCAACACGATTAGATACAATGTGTGTGAAGCATCTAACTTGGTGACTGCTGCATAATACACACTGGGTGCTGGGTGGCCCAGCCAGGGCTTGACAGCTTTGAACGGTATTAACTCAGACTTGCATATTTGTCTGGCTaggattttttaattaaatcagtaGATTTAATCTGTTCTAATCTCACATAATACAGCAACAGAGTGAATAAGAGGCCAAATTTAATAatgtttaaacagaaaataagCACAAAACAGGGACACCCACCCAGAAAAGTCAGTCTCCTTGCTACCATATTTTTCTAAcataaaatttgttttcaaaacacTATGGGAAGAGTTAGAAATTAGGCAGTGCTGTCCCTTTGTGGCTTATGTTTCAGAGAAGTGGACAAATGCCACATTATAGACCACATATTTCATAAGTGGGATGCCTTgataatgcatatatatatacatatatgtgcaattgggattaaataatatatatatatatatacatgattaGGATTAAAATGATCAATTAACAGCTTCCAGATGATTTATGCACAAAAATATTCACCAAAATTTActattaaatatgtaaaataccAAATGTCCAAACAATATATTGATCCTATCACAACATATCCATACAATAAAAGCATGCAGAGATGAACAGTAATGGCAATGACATTATTAGCAAGGGAAGCTTGTGTGTTCTGACTTAAATAATGAGAAAGTCACAGTCAAATTTGTCAACACCACTTAACTCAACTCCATTTAAAACTCTATATAGACACAAAAAGATGATAAAAACAAACCATAAGCTAAAATTGATGCCAGCTAGTGATATCCACCGTCAGTTTTTCTGCCATTACAAGGATGAGTGATTTCCAGCAGTTTTTACAGTGCACATATCTCTCTTATAATCAGGGTAAAAATAACTCCAAATTAAATCTCCTCACAGGCATTCCAATCCGAACAACCCTGGACAACTCCACAACAGTTCAATATGCCGGCCTTCTCCACCAGCTGACCATGAAGGCTAAGAGCACGGTCCGGGACATTGACCCCCAGAACGACCTGACTTTCCTCAGGATCAGATCGAAGAAACATGAAATCATGGTAGCCCCAGGTAACTGAACATGTCATTTCATACTTAAAATGCTGTTCTACCTTACTTGTTTAAAACCTTGTTTCAAAGACGGATAGATAGATGTCAATATGTAATGTAAGGCATAAAGCTCTTTGAtcacaaaaacaaatatgtttCATTCTGAAAAGCCAAATTCAAACATTGTATGACATTAGCAAATAATCTGACCTTTAAACAAGCTGAATTTTCCCATTTTCACTTACTAGTTATCAAAATAACTAGTACAGGGACTAGGACAAGGACTAGGACATCACTGGAGATGGGTTTGGAGGATTTCCAGtctcaggttgcttttggttcACCCTGCTTTCTGGGTGTGGTTGAAAACGTTCCCTCAGCTGCTCTGGTCCACTCAGCTGCTATGTCTCCACTCTCATTATGGACTctcttttagttttcatttttcaagtgtgcgtgtgtgtgtgtgtgtgtgtgtgtgtgtgtgtgtgtgtggtgtatgtgtgtgtacatgcacgcacacacgcatagAAGAGAGCGAGTGCtttatgtgtgtgttatttaaaaaCAGGGGCAGAAATGGCAGAATGGCACAGGGACTCTGAATAGTGGCAGAAGTGACCCATCCTGGAAATAAAGTAGGAAGTATATCCAAGGCTAGTTGTGTGTTGCCTCCCTGTGAGGTCAGTGTGACCAGCTGGTCTGCTGGAAGACATGGCCACAGAGTCACTTCCTTGAAGGAATTATGGTCACTGTGTTTCTGAATAATTGTGTTATGGCCACAAACCTAGCATATAGCACATGATCTCATCAGATAAGTAGATAAAGTTTTATCTGCTGCTGTAGAATATTTATCATAATTAGTCATGCTGGGGACAATGgacaaatgaaattataaatgcTGTGCCAAGTCTGTGTGCTTCCAACTTCTCCAGTGTGCCATTGTAATTCTGATGTGCAGCCATTGTCTACCCAATGTCCATGAGGTGTTTGGAAGAAGGCAGGCTAGCTGAAATGTTCATGGATTAGATATGAATTAACTTCATTCATGTTTCTCCCTAGATAAGGAATATCTTCTGATTGTCATCCAGAACCCATGTGAGTAGACCTGCTGCAGCCAACTCCATCCTCGTGATGATACCTGGAAGCCCTTCACTCCTCTAGTCCATAATATTGACCCTAATTGAGTCTATAGACATGCTCTCCTATTTTGACAACAAAATGCTCTACATGTCTCCCTTAGTCCCTTTTGACTGTATTGTGGTCTTGTACTTTTGCTGTATAATAAACAAATTCTGCCATTTATGACTCTGtttttaaatcacacacacacacacacacacacacacacacacacacacacacacacacacacacactaaaaaaaaactaaaggagaATCCATAATGCCAGCAGAGGTATATGGCAGCTGAGGATGCCAGAGTAGCTGAGAGAGCGTTTTCAATCACACCCAGAAAGCAGAGTGAACCAAAAGCAAGATGAGACTGGAAATGCCCCAAGCTCACCTCCAGTGCCCTACTTCCTCCATAAAGGCTCCACATCCTAAAggttcccaaacagtaccaccaacagGGACCATGTgctctcattcaaaacaccacactaAAGGTCATTCCTTCAGTCTAGAAATTGCTGTCACTAAAGTTAGAACTCTCATTTTGCCTGTTTCTATGGCATACCACAAATTTTCAGAGGAGCACTGAAGAAGCTACAGAAAGACAAGGAATCCCCATGCTCACAGCTTTGGGTGCTCCCGGGTTGAAaagaacagggagaaacagagtggtTTTCAAGTGAGGTTATCACTGCAGCTCAAAACCTTTGTGTAGCAAGTATTTTtctctcctgccagccagctcccaaataatgacacggagacttactaGTTTGGAATGCTCagctagcttaggctcatttctggctaggtcttttagcttaaattaacctgtttctctttatccgccttctgcctcagggctttttgcttttctttctgtatatcttacttccaCTGCTGccatctggctggctggcagctgcctgacttcttgcccCAGATacatccctttccttctcctctgcctcccctttcttcttctctcattcctctcattcttcctcctatttattctctctgctcacaAGCCCTGCTTGTCCTTTCTCcacctagctattggacattcagctctttattagactaatcaggtgccttaggcaggcaaggtgaaacaatgcaacacatctttacataactaGACACATATCCTTACgtggttaaacaaatgcagcatgaacagatgtaacacacctttacacagttaaagtaatattccacaggataagcaaatgtaaaacatctttgcctagttaaaataatattccacaacactgttGTCCTTCATGAAATCCCTCAGGCTGCTGTCTCTGTCACAACTGGATAAGGGGACCAAGAGTAGATCTTGGGTGAAGTTGTATACACACAAGACTGAGGATAACTCCAGAGAATTTTGCCTTTACTAAATACTTATAGCATTCAGAAAATGTAATATATGCAATAGGTTCCTGTGTACCTTCAAACTCACACTGAGTAAATAGTTATGTTTTGCATTGTGTTTTATACCCTATATTTTTGTTAagcttttggttttgagataacTGAAAATTCATGTgagatagttaaaaaaaaaaaaagatggtgaaTGCTCCTT is a genomic window of Peromyscus maniculatus bairdii isolate BWxNUB_F1_BW_parent chromosome 5, HU_Pman_BW_mat_3.1, whole genome shotgun sequence containing:
- the Dynlrb2 gene encoding dynein light chain roadblock-type 2; its protein translation is MTEVEETLKRIQSHKGVIGTMVVNAEGIPIRTTLDNSTTVQYAGLLHQLTMKAKSTVRDIDPQNDLTFLRIRSKKHEIMVAPDKEYLLIVIQNPCE